The following proteins are encoded in a genomic region of Drosophila miranda strain MSH22 chromosome 4, D.miranda_PacBio2.1, whole genome shotgun sequence:
- the LOC108163121 gene encoding cytosolic 10-formyltetrahydrofolate dehydrogenase has product MALKLRIAIIGQSNFAADVLELLLERSNIQIVGVFTIPDKGSREDVLATTAAAHKIPVFKFSSWRRKGVALPEVLAQYKSVGATLNVLPYCSQFIPMEVIDGASLGSICYHPSILPRHRGASAISWTLIEGDEVAGFSIFWADDGLDTGPLLLTRQTNLEPTDTLDSIYKRFLYPEGVKAMGVAVDMVANGTAPKITQTEIGATYDPAMFKAENQLINLQQPAERIWNFVRGLDSVPGAIATVLLQDGTEEQIRLFGAHLYSAGPVSNGQPLRLKGLTKPAWIHASGLLIEGTDGAFVNVRRIKRGSKVINASEWFKQAEQQPLTDFSEDELSKKGILSAIWQAILKEPIEDSTDFFAAGAGSMDVVRLVEEVKEAFDVPLENDNVFMAPVFEEFFGQLVKILRQGSGGSGGQQLIYDGFTLKANKREIQVPTQLFIDGEFVDAEGKRTLEIVNPTDEKVLCKVACASPKDVDKAVKAAHTAFYGSWKQVSARQRGQLMLNLADLMEKHKEELATIESVDSGAVYTLALKTHIGMSIDAWRYFAGWCDKIQGNTIPVNPARPNNVLTFTRKEPIGVCGLVTPWNYPLMMLSWKMAACIAAGNTCLIKPAQTCPLTALKFAELTVKAGFPPGVINVLPGKGSDAGQAVADHQLVRKLGFTGSTPIGKHIMKSCADSNLKKCSLELGGKSPLIIFADCDLDKAVKHGMSSVFFNKGENCIAAGRLFVEDRIHDEFVRRVLKDLRTMTIGDPLNRSTAHGPQNHKAHFEKLLEFCERGVKDGATLVYGGCRVPNLKGYFFTPTVFTNVEDDMFIAQEESFGPIMIISKFNGSDIDSVMQRANSTEYGLASGVFTKDISKALSFADRIEAGTVFVNVYNKTDVAAPFGGFKQSGYGKDLGQEALNEYLKTKCVTIEY; this is encoded by the exons ATGGCT TTAAAACTTCGCATTGCCATCATTGGCCAGAGTAACTTTGCTGCCGATGTGCTGGAGCTTCTGCTGGAGCGTTCGAACATACAAATTGTTGGCGTCTTCACCATACCGGACAAGGGGAGTCGCGAGGATGTGCTGGCCACCACTGCCGCAGCCCACAAGATACCCGTCTTTAAGTTTAGCAGCTGGCGGCGGAAGGGCGTGGCTCTGCCGGAGGTTTTGGCACAATATAAATCGGTGGGCGCCACCTTGAATGTGCTGCCGTACTGTTCGCAGTTCATTCCAATGGAGGTGATTGATGGGGCCTCATTGGGCAGCATTTGCTACCATCCATCGATCCTGCCACGCCATCGCGGTGCCAGTGCCATATCCTGGACCCTGATTGAGGGCGACGAAGTGGCTGGCTTTAGTATCTTTTGGGCGGATGATGGCCTGGACACTGGACCATTGCTGTTGACGCGTCAGACGAATCTCGAGCCCACCGACACACTGGACAGCATCTACAAGAGATTCCTGTATCCCGAGGGCGTCAAGGCCATGGGTGTGGCCGTGGACATGGTGGCCAATGGCACGGCTCCAAAGATAACCCAAACGGAGATCGGGGCCACCTACGATCCGGCCATGTTCAAGGCCGAGAATCAGTTGATCAATCTGCAGCAACCGGCGGAGCGGATCTGGAACTTTGTGCGGGGTTTGGACTCCGTGCCTGGGGCCATAGCCACAGTTCTGCTGCAGGACGGCACCGAGGAGCAGATACGTCTCTTTGGCGCCCATCTGTATTCCGCTGGTCCCGTGTCCAATGGCCAGCCACTGCGACTGAAGGGTCTGACGAAACCCGCTTGGATTCACGCCTCGGGTCTTTTGATCGAAGGCACCGATGGGGCGTTCGTGAACGTCCGTCGCATCAAGCGTGGGTCAAAGGTGATCAATGCCAGCGAATGGTTCAAGCAGGCCGAGCAGCAGCCCCTCACAGACTTCTCCGAGGATGAGCTATCCAAGAAGGGTATCCTTTCTGCCATTTGGCAGGCTATTTTGAAGGAACCCATTGAGGATTCCACAGATTTCTTTGCCGCTGGCGCGGGCTCCATGGATGTGGTGCGTCTGGTGGAGGAAGTAAAGGAAGCCTTCGATGTCCCACTCGAGAATGATAACGTCTTCATGGCTCCCGTGTTTGAGGAGTTCTTTGGACAGCTCGTTAAAATCCTGCGACAAGGCAGTGGCGGCTCTGGTGGGCAGCAGCTCATCTACGATGGTTTCACTCTGAAGGCAAACAAAAGGGAGATTCAGGTGCCCACACAGCTCTTCATCGATGGGGAGTTTGTGGATGCCGAGGGCAAGCGCACTTTGGAGATTGTGAATCCCACAGACGAGAAGGTCCTCTGTAAAGTGGCCTGTGCGTCTCCCAAGGATGTGGACAAGGCAGTAAAGGCTGCCCACACTGCTTTCTATGGCTCGTGGAAGCAGGTTTCGGCCCGGCAGCGTGGTCAACTGATGCTCAATCTAGCTGATCTCATGGAGAAGCACAAGGAGGAGCTTGCAACCATCGAATCGGTGGATTCAGGTGCGGTCTACACCCTGGCCCTGAAGACCCACATTGGCATGTCCATCGATGCCTGGCGGTATTTTGCCGGATGGTGCGATAAGATCCAAGGGAACACCATACCCGTGAACCCCGCGAGACCCAATAACGTCCTGACCTTCACGCGGAAGGAGCCCATTGGCGTGTGTGGCTTGGTCACCCCATGGAACTATCCTTTGATGATGCTCTCCTGGAAGATGGCCGCCTGCATTGCTGCTGGCAATACCTGTCTGATCAAGCCCGCCCAAACGTGTCCTTTGACTGCTCTGAAATTCGCTGAGCTGACAGTCAAGGCGGGTTTTCCTCCGGGTGTGATTAATGTCCTGCCTGGCAAGGGTTCCGATGCTGGTCAGGCGGTGGCCGATCATCAATTGGTTCGGAAGCTGGGCTTCACGGGATCCACGCCCATAGGCAAGCACATTATGAAGTCCTGTGCAGACTCCAATCTCAAGAAGTGCTCGCTGGAGCTGGGAGGCAAGAGTCCTTTGATTATCTTTGCGGATTGTGACCTAGACAAAGCGGTGAAGCAT GGCATGTCTTCTGTTTTCTTCAACAAGGGAGAAAATTGCATTGCTGCTGGCCGACTCTTTGTGGAGGATCGCATTCATGACGAGTTTGTGCGGCGTGTGCTCAAGGATCTCCGCACCATGACCATTGGAGATCCCCTGAATCGCTCTACAGCCCATGGCCCGCAGAACCACAAGGCACACTTTGAGAAGCTGCTGGAGTTCTGTGAGCGAGGTGTGAAGGACGGGGCCACACTGGTGTACGGCGGCTGTCGAGTTCCGAATCTCAAGGGCTACTTCTTTACTCCCACGGTGTTCACGAATGTCGAGGATGATATGTTCATTGCGCAGGAGGAGTCCTTTGGTCCCATCATGATCATCTCCAAGTTCAATGGCAGCGACATCGACTCGGTCATGCAGAGGGCCAACAGCACGGAGTACGGACTGGCCAGCGGTGTCTTTACCAAGGACATTAGCAAGGCTCTCAGCTTCGCGGACCGCATTGAGGCCGGCACCGTGTTTGTGAATGTCTACAACAAGACAGACGTGGCAGCGCCATTTGGCGGCTTCAAGCAGAGCGGCTATGGCAAGGACCTGGGTCAAGAGGCCCTCAACGAGTATCTCAAGACCAAGTGTGTGACAATTGAATATTGA
- the LOC108163123 gene encoding putative gustatory receptor 39b isoform X2 has protein sequence MTVILLQMMCQYEGYYGLCKEFQRVRERLEVQLKMGALSYPRRRYIKIMFLGMASLGTIASLVYTSFIASLMYFWSSCVALIIIRLQCVLLLFYVDLMGFHVELLGKRIRDVLHCHSLGGNCVPDGNCKQLRSLEFLLELKQSHMEVFDLFSHFNDLFGWSILSIFVVMFMDGTVNIYWTQQVLAGVYGLVYLNATFSFSAPSLALIFAFCRCGEYCKRQQMLIGSYVRGLAYGTPSLQQSKEPAYTELLTEFTLQVEHNVLAINAEGFMVIDNSLLMSMFAAMVTYLIVLMQFSAS, from the exons ATGACGGTTATCCTGCTGCAGATGATGTGCCAGTACGAAGGATATTATGGGCTCTGTAAGGAGTTCCAGCGCGTAAGGGAGCGCCTAGAAGTGCAGCTGAAAATGGGAGCATTGTCATATCCCCGCAGGCGGTACATTAAAATTATGTTTCTGGGAATGGCCAGCCTTGGGACAATAGCTTCCCTGGTTTATACATCCTTTATTGCGAGTTTGATGTACTTTTGGTCCTCGTGTGTGgccctcatcatcatcagacTGCAGTGTGTGCTGCTCCTGTTTTATGTGGATTTAATGGGTTTTCATGTGGAGCTCCTGGGCAAACGCATACGGGATGTGCTGCACTGTCACTCGTTGGGTGGAAATTGCGTCCCGGATGGCAATTGCAAGCAGCTGCGTTCCCTGGAATTTCTCCTCGAACTTAAACAAAGCCACATGGAGGTCTTTGATCTTTTCAGTCACTTTAATGATCTTTTTGGCTGGTCAATTTTGAGTATATTCGTGGTGATGTTCATGGATGGCACGGTGAATATTTACTGGACCCAACAGGTCCTAGCTGGTGTATATGGACTGGTATATCTCAATGCCACATTCTCGTTTTCTGCGCCATCGCTGGCTCTAATATTTGCTTTCTGTCGCTGTGGGGAGTACTGCAAGAGGCAG CAAATGCTGATCGGCAGCTATGTTCGGGGATTGGCATACGGCACTCCTTCCCTTCAGCAGTCGAAGGAACCCGCGTACACTGAACTGTTGACTGAATTTACCCTGCAAGTGGAGCACAATGTATTGGCCATTAATGCCGAGGGCTTTATGGTCATTGATAATTCCCTGCTCATGTCG ATGTTTGCGGCAATGGTTACCTATTTGATTGTTTTAATGCAATTCAGTGCATCGTAG
- the LOC108163123 gene encoding putative gustatory receptor 39b isoform X1: protein MIGGPDFLHSTEYILLDKCLNILECKVGHQMVLSLHQTCECCTSKGVQFCCNHTWIIMLYRLQSCLKYFALLGIVPWTETCGPCQYFQKIYSIFLMSINLVIFGMEIHIPQKDSLLLPLLVSAIVFIAKVLCMTVILLQMMCQYEGYYGLCKEFQRVRERLEVQLKMGALSYPRRRYIKIMFLGMASLGTIASLVYTSFIASLMYFWSSCVALIIIRLQCVLLLFYVDLMGFHVELLGKRIRDVLHCHSLGGNCVPDGNCKQLRSLEFLLELKQSHMEVFDLFSHFNDLFGWSILSIFVVMFMDGTVNIYWTQQVLAGVYGLVYLNATFSFSAPSLALIFAFCRCGEYCKRQQMLIGSYVRGLAYGTPSLQQSKEPAYTELLTEFTLQVEHNVLAINAEGFMVIDNSLLMSMFAAMVTYLIVLMQFSAS from the exons ATGATCGGAGGGCCGGATTTTTTACATTCTACGGAATATATTTTGCTCGACAAGTGTCTGAACATTTTAGAGTGTAAAGTTGGCCATCAAATGG TACTATCACTCCATCAGACGTGCGAGTGCTGCACCTCCAAAGGTGTTCAGTTTTGTTGCAACCACACCTGGATCATCATGCTGTACCGCTTGCAGTCCTGCCTCAAGTATTTCGCCTTACTGGGTATTGTGCCCTGGACAGAGACCTGCGGACCGTGTCAGTATTTTCAAAAGATATATTCCATATTTCTAATGTCCATAAATCTGGTGATATTCGGTATGGAGATCCACATTCCACAAAAAGATTCATTGCTTCTTCCGCTGCTGGTCAGCGCGATTGTGTTTATTGCAAAGGTTCTGTGCATGACGGTTATCCTGCTGCAGATGATGTGCCAGTACGAAGGATATTATGGGCTCTGTAAGGAGTTCCAGCGCGTAAGGGAGCGCCTAGAAGTGCAGCTGAAAATGGGAGCATTGTCATATCCCCGCAGGCGGTACATTAAAATTATGTTTCTGGGAATGGCCAGCCTTGGGACAATAGCTTCCCTGGTTTATACATCCTTTATTGCGAGTTTGATGTACTTTTGGTCCTCGTGTGTGgccctcatcatcatcagacTGCAGTGTGTGCTGCTCCTGTTTTATGTGGATTTAATGGGTTTTCATGTGGAGCTCCTGGGCAAACGCATACGGGATGTGCTGCACTGTCACTCGTTGGGTGGAAATTGCGTCCCGGATGGCAATTGCAAGCAGCTGCGTTCCCTGGAATTTCTCCTCGAACTTAAACAAAGCCACATGGAGGTCTTTGATCTTTTCAGTCACTTTAATGATCTTTTTGGCTGGTCAATTTTGAGTATATTCGTGGTGATGTTCATGGATGGCACGGTGAATATTTACTGGACCCAACAGGTCCTAGCTGGTGTATATGGACTGGTATATCTCAATGCCACATTCTCGTTTTCTGCGCCATCGCTGGCTCTAATATTTGCTTTCTGTCGCTGTGGGGAGTACTGCAAGAGGCAG CAAATGCTGATCGGCAGCTATGTTCGGGGATTGGCATACGGCACTCCTTCCCTTCAGCAGTCGAAGGAACCCGCGTACACTGAACTGTTGACTGAATTTACCCTGCAAGTGGAGCACAATGTATTGGCCATTAATGCCGAGGGCTTTATGGTCATTGATAATTCCCTGCTCATGTCG ATGTTTGCGGCAATGGTTACCTATTTGATTGTTTTAATGCAATTCAGTGCATCGTAG
- the LOC108163066 gene encoding dynein assembly factor 1, axonemal homolog yields MCEPGFARRREEVTGLNRITKKGLKDICKRDKLYQTPRLNDVLYLHFQGYQCIENLDEYTELKSLWLESNAISEIQNLTKLTKLKCLYLQNNLITKMENLECNRELDTLNLSQNHIRKIENIGTDILPVLNTLNITSNYLTDSASLAALVECKTLSVLDLSNNRIDDILIVKIFEQMPSLKVLVLQGNPVVSRLPQYRKTLILACKELTYLDSRPVFPRDRACAEAWKREGYEGERKEVQRWNRAERRKTRESVNSAIRMRNRHLKPEDQVPLLDSSDSEEEQKGISSAEKTRKRAEMEYGSVDTMWDEVSGESQASEHSTTSSTSAEDNESAGSQADHIAESISNRRVKPLEGRPKVLYDEAASGDVDSIVQLVTNREENEQKDQNISEIEEQHKGKIVFIEEMNENTNASMENQKAVSEAVETIGKPVAVDVNNTTSNNIVEPVNEQNKLASDQMEHLKGKRILIEKVDDIDPIKKELKSQPDEAMQNKELKQTSELEEKAVTTKDSKIDSNAEDLPELKDITEALLQSDTASKPPLQPTLLQSDSGSEMDNTADLEQTCQTLLHVAQGNEDDGDPTPKQIKSQMIDEMYESFGSDLFEEHPLPIDQLLNESTKKYQLEAKVCCEEETTKTPRYLYKEFIEEVTWRPKSKEQLEREQECVDASEKCAHDLAEMGSHLEEDLQELRDFTENLSSDVQEQAKDPSESDEEPTEEEMEAKSQLLKEQFQERKQRLKEAIEEGKTMQKNLEARKEVLNKSYDLFAKIMDDATDNVPKRVFGAGCDMPSKDWDKEECMQQLPLTSMEDSIKGRPSSNEDDILTRPLTEPTSSEAAEEICSQLDRKLAGEEEALRQLLCDLENENEILYDIETQIEYAKGLLSAEDSQSQMVCASLLNDLISDVIYKDITEMGPNSYPLGPIESDEEYTYSEEPKLEKMLPPHLENPAGGKSLRECVDTFKEFFVSKGNDKPRQESHTHLEKIRAAKALLKSKSLVEFSKDTPESLDAQLAKDEDRRKRHVAASAGRCFAKREKYDDTLEVVDNRLMVVKKDTGELEELPPPPDLISDSESEKEVEEDDDAYDTAEETLKEYPRVPWTTPYKPEPRKAAEHLVNEAMQRVLAEQFSELPDDTKENEPQEDEFFSLEAKETFGNLDSEFFQKLDLDKVTTANNAEAATECMRSYNELKACMKAGSTELQLTSEENEMLQEMLSSNEDLEAKHKSNDDPLVERENELFNKMMQRMKKHEERARELQEQLEKEKEEENSAPIKLSMGEGSMLYQRWSPLSLTEIIDPQAEEGGPQAEEGGAQAEEGGAQSEEGDDQAEGVPQAEEGITQGEESVPQEEETHAENGVAQAEERVLQAPEIYPIIGYEDIDDDDAASDFTTDYSSDDEVAVVVPPKISPAMLKAYYYEGFEEDMRMVRENEARTRRGLHAIMQKEKQMWKDNEEEMAADMAPSPSPKVEHIPEVKTETDTVKPTVETAKDKWAKIASRLNEFLDPEAMEQLESHEFGESDGEDDVDLAGLQNYDEESETECESALKETAEIGDSEKQENKTQDETLDPKDTEAITDEWSPYQTSFEENRTALYDRNNKLTMITEETRDVGDPETETTKLICQWENIIPEDSNIGDGPTEKFLDQKAQDNPENTDERPENPKNFITLDYFVDTEPSESLEDTEATETPEVSTEQTLKTEQMEFNLDVLNDDGDVVIKEVTVEAQVTYQ; encoded by the exons ATGTGCGAACCTGGCTTCGCGCGACGCCGTGAGGAGGTAACCGGCCTAAATCGCATCACCAAAAAGGGTCTCAAGGATATTTGCAAGAGGGACAAATTATATCAAACACCACGTCTCAACGATGTGCTCTACTTGCACTTCCAGG GTTATCAATGCATAGAAAACCTAGATGAATACACGGAGCTCAAAAGCCTTTGGCTCGAAAGCAATGCCATTTCGGAGATACAAAACCTTACGAAACTCACAAAACTCAAGTGTTTGTATTTGCAAAATAATTTGATAACCAAAATGGAGAATCTCGAATGCAATCGCGAGTTGGATACGCTGAATCTCAGCCAGAATCACATACGTAAAATAGAGAATATCGGCACAGATATTCTACCAGTTTTGAATACGCTAAACATCACTTCAAATTATCTGACGGACAGTGCCAGTTTGGCTGCTTTGGTGGAGTGCAAGACATTGTCGGTGTTGGACTTGTCCAACAATCGCATTGATGATATTTTGATTGTAAAGATATTCGAGCAGATGCCCAGCCTGAAGGTGCTAGTGCTGCAGGGCAATCCTGTGGTCTCCAGACTGCCGCAGTACCGCAAGACGTTGATATTGGCCTGT AAAGAGCTCACCTACTTGGATAGTCGTCCTGTATTTCCACGTGATCGCGCCTGTGCAGAGGCCTG GAAACGCGAGGGCTACGAAGGCGAACGAAAAGAAGTTCAACGCTGGAATCGTGCCGAGCGTCGCAAAACACGTGAAAGTGTCAACA GTGCCATACGTATGCGCAATAGACATCTAAAACCAGAGGACCAGGTGCCCCTACTCGACTCCAGTGATTCCGAGGAGGAACAGAAAGGCATTTCCAGTGCAGAAAAGACACGGAAGCGAGCCGAAATGGAATATGGTTCTGTGGATACCATGTGGGATGAGGTTTCTGGGGAAAGTCAAGCCTCGGAGCATAGCACAACCAGTTCCACATCGGCGGAGGATAATGAAAGTGCCGGCTCGCAGGCGGATCACATTGCCGAAAGCATCAGTAATCGTCGTGTGAAGCCTCTGGAGGGACGACCCAAAGTGCTGTACGATGAGGCAGCATCGGGCGATGTGGACAGCATTGTGCAACTTGTAACAAACAGAGAAGAAAATGAACAAAAGGATCAGAATATCTCAGAGATTGAGGAACAGCACAAAGGCAAGATAGTTTTTATAGAAGAAATGAATGAAAACACAAATGCTTCGATGGAAAATCAGAAAGCAGTCTCTGAAGCTGTAGAAACCATTGGAAAACCTGTCGCAGTCGATGTCAACAATACAACATCGAATAATATCGTCGAACCTGTAAACGAACAAAACAAACTGGCTTCCGATCAGATGGAACATCTTAAAGGCAAGCGAATTCTTATAGAAAAAGTGGATGATATTGATCCAATTAAGAAAGAACTAAAGTCGCAGCCTGATGAAGCAATGCAAAATAAAGAATTGAAGCAAACATCAGAGTTAGAG GAAAAGGCAGTCACAACCAAAGACTCTAAGATAGACTCGAATGCGGAGGATCTTCCTGAATTGAAGGACATCACAGAGGCACTTCTTCAGTCAGATACCGCCTCGAAGCCGCCTCTTCAGCCGACCCTTCTTCAATCAGACAGCGGTTCAGAGATGGATAACACCGCAGATCTTGAGCAGACATGTCAAACGCTGCTCCACGTGGCCCAAGGAAACGAAGATGACGGTGACCCCACTccaaaacaaatcaaaagcCAAATGATAGATGAAATGTACGAGAGTTTCGGCTCGGATTTGTTTGAAGAACATCCCCTACCCATCGATCAGCTGCTGAACGAAAGCACCAAAAAATACCAACTGGAGGCCAAAGTCTGTTGCGAGGAGGAGACAACCAAGACACCCAGATATCTCTATAAGGAATTTATTGAGGAGGTCACCTGGCGGCCCAAAAGCAAAGAACAATTGGAACGGGAACAGGAGTGTGTCGATGCCAGTGAGAAGTGTGCCCATGATTTGGCAGAGATGGGCAGCCATCTGGAAGAGGATCTGCAGGAGCTACGCGATTTCACAGAGAACCTGAGTAGCGATGTCCAAGAGCAAGCAAAGGATCCATCCGAGTCGGATGAGGAGCCGACAGAGGAAGAAATGGAGGCGAAGTCACAATTGCTGAAGGAGCAGTTCCAAGAGCGCAAGCAGAGACTCAAGGAGGCGATTGAGGAGGGAAAGACTATGCAAAAGAATCTTGAAGCCAGAAAGGAGGTCCTGAATAAAAGTTATGATCTCTTTGCCAAAATCATGGACGATGCCACGGATAATGTGCCGAAGCGCGTGTTTGGTGCTGGCTGTGATATGCCCAGCAAAGATTGGGACAAAGAAGAGTGCATGCAGCAGTTGCCCCTGACCTCAATGGAGGACTCCATCAAAGGGCGGCCCTCTTCCAATGAGGACGATATATTGACACGACCCTTGACAGAGCCAACCAGTTCCGAAGCCGCTGAAGAAATCTGCTCTCAATTGGATCGGAAACTGGCCGGCGAGGAGGAAGCCCTGCGTCAGCTGCTCTGTGATCTAGAAAATGAAAACGAGATATTGTATGACATTGAGACACAAATCGAATATGCAAAGGGACTCCTCAGCGCAGAGGACTCACAATCGCAGATGGTTTGTGCCTCACTCCTAAACGATTTGATTAGTGATGTGATCTACAAGGACATCACAGAAATGGGTCCCAATAGCTATCCGCTGGGACCCATCGAATCCGACGAAGAGTACACCTACTCGGAAGAACCAAAGCTGGAAAAGATGTTGCCACCGCATCTGGAAAATCCAGCAGGTGGCAAGAGCCTGCGCGAGTGTGTGGACACCTTCAAGGAGTTCTTTGTCTCCAAGGGGAACGATAAGCCCCGACAAGAGTCCCACACACACTTGGAGAAAATACGCGCTGCCAAGGCCCTGTTGAAGTCCAAGAGTTTGGTGGAGTTTAGTAAGGACACACCCGAAAGTTTGGATGCCCAATTGGCCAAGGATGAGGATCGGCGCAAGCGACATGTGGCTGCATCCGCAGGACGCTGCTTTGCCAAACGCGAGAAGTACGATGACACTTTGGAGGTCGTTGACAATCGTCTGATGGTCGTCAAGAAGGACACTGGGGAACTGGAGGAGTTGCCTCCGCCGCCGGATCTGATCAGTGACTCCGAATCGGAGAAGGAGGTGGAAGAAGATGACGATGCCTACGATACTGCAGAAGAGACGCTCAAAGAATATCCACGTGTTCCCTGGACCACACCGTACAAGCCAGAGCCACGCAAAGCTGCCGAACATTTGGTCAACGAAGCCATGCAACGTGTCCTAGCCGAACAATTCTCTGAACTCCCCGATGACACAAAGGAGAACGAGCCCCAAGAAGATGAATTCTTTTCGCTGGAAGCTAAGGAAACATTTGGCAATCTCGATTCCGAGTTCTTCCAAAAATTGGATCTTGATAAAGTGACGACAGCGAACAATGCGGAAGCTGCCACCGAATGTATGCGCAGCTACAATGAACTGAAGGCCTGCATGAAGGCGGGCTCCACAGAGCTCCAATTGACCAGCGAGGAGAACGAAATGCTGCAGGAGATGCTGTCATCTAATGAGGATCTGGAGGCCAAGCACAAGTCAAACGATGATCCGTTGGTGGAGCGGGAGAACGAATTGTTTAACAAAATGATGCAACGCATGAAGAAGCACGAGGAGCGGGCACGTGAGTTGCAGGAACAGCTGGAGAaagagaaggaggaggagaacTCAGCTCCCATTAAACTCTCGATGGGTGAGGGATCCATGCTGTATCAGCGTTGGAGTCCTTTGTCCTTAACAGAAATCATTGATCCACAAGCCGAAGAAGGAGGTCCTCAAGCAGAAGAAGGAGGTGCTCAAGCAGAAGAAGGAGGTGCCCAGTCTGAAGAAGGAGATGATCAAGCAGAAGGAGTTCCCCAAGCTGAAGAAGGCATAACCCAGGGAGAAGAAAGCGTTCCCCAAGAAGAAGAAACACATGCCGAAAACGGAGTTGCTCAAGCAGAAGAAAGAGTTCTGCAAGCCCCAGAAATATATCCAATAATCGGCTACGAGGACATTGATGACGATGATGCCGCATCCGATTTCACAACCGATTATTCATCCGACGATGAGGTGGCCGTTGTCGTGCCGCCAAAGATATCCCCCGCAATGCTCAAAGCCTATTACTACGAGGGCTTCGAAGAGGACATGCGTATGGTGCGTGAGAATGAGGCTAGAACTCGTCGTGGTCTGCACGCAATAATGCAGAAGGAAAAGCAAATGTGGAAGGATAATGAAGAAGAAATGGCAGCCGATATGGCACCTTCCCCATCACCGAAGGTGGAGCACATCCCAGAAGTAAAGACTGAAACAGACACGGTCAAACCGACTGTGGAAACTGCCAAGGATAAGTGGGCAAAAATAGCATCAAGATTGAATGAATTTCTTGATCCCGAGGCCATGGAGCAGCTGGAGAGCCACGAATTTGGCGAAAGTGATGGCGAGGACGATGTAGACCTTGCTGGCTTGCAAAACTATGACGAAGAGTCGGAAACTGAATGCGAGAGCGCTTTAAAAGAAACCGCTGAGATTGGGGATTCAGAGAAGCAAGAAAATAAAACACAGGATGAAACACTGGATCCCAAAGATACAGAAGCAATCACTGATG AATGGAGTCCCTATCAGACCTCTTTTGAAGAGAATCGAACGGCATTGTATGATCGTAACAATAAATTGACCATGATTACCGAAGAAACCCGTGACGTTGGGGATCCAGAGACTGAAACGACGAAACTAATTTGTCAGTGGGAAAATATAATCCCAGAAGATTCAAATATAGGCGATGGCCCTACAGAGAAGTTTCTAGACCAAAAAGCCCAAGACAACCCAGAAAACACAGATGAACGCCCAGAAAACCCAAAAAACTTCATAACATTGGACTACTTTGTGGACACTGAACCCTCTGAATCACTAGAAGACACTGAAGCCACTGAAACACCAGAAGTCTCAACCGAACAAACCCTCAAAACCGAACAAATGGAATTCAATCTGGATGTCCTAAACGACGACGGCGATGTGGTCATCAAAGAAGTCACCGTCGAGGCCCAAGTGACCTACCAATAG
- the LOC108163067 gene encoding CD63 antigen: MASGGLACVKYLTFFCNLLFALTGLLIFLVGGMVQLNYAHYSNFVSDHIWTAPIILMIVGAAVAVICFLGCCGALKESSCMILSFAILAVVIFLFEIGLGVAGYVKHSGLQQLMEGQFNSTMRHYKEREDYRDAWTLLQTELDCCGTYGPNDWEVIYPNKTLPPACCSVINLSEAKECTVVHATQNGCLQKLLAILDSKTLILAFVVLAVAGIQLLTILFACCLYRSFRRSYDHV; this comes from the exons ATGGCATCCGGCGGCTTGGCATGTGTCAAATATTTGACATTCTTTTGCAATCTCCTATTTGCG CTCACTGGACTGCTCATCTTTCTGGTGGGTGGCATGGTCCAATTGAATTATGCCCACTATTCGAACTTTGTTAGTGATCATATATGGACCGCACCCATTATACTGATGATTGTGGGTGCCGCTGTGGCCGTCATTTGTTTCCTTGGCTGTTGCGGTGCCTTGAAGGAGAGCAGCTGCATGATCCTGAGCTTTGCCATACTCGCTGTGGTCATATTCCTGTTCGAAATAGGTCTGGGCGTGGCCGGGTATGTGAAGCATTCGGGCTTGCAGCAGCTAATGGAGGGACAATTCAATTCGACCATGAGGCATTACAAGGAGCGTGAGGACTATCGGGATGCCTGGACCCTGTTGCAAACGGAATTGGACTGCTGCGGCACTTATGGACCCAACGACTGGGAGGTCATTTACCCCAACAAGACCCTGCCGCCCGCATGCTGCTCTGTCATTAATTTGAGCGAGGCCAAGGAGTGCACTGTGGTGCATGCCACACAGAATGGTTGCTTGCAGAAGCTCTTGGCCATTTTGGACTCGAAGACATTGATCTTGGCCTTTGTGGTGCTGGCAGTGGCGGGAATACAG CTTTTGACCATACTCTTTGCCTGCTGCCTGTATCGTTCGTTTCGCCGGAGCTACGATCACGTTTAG